The nucleotide sequence CGCTCTGCTCCGGCGAGTACTTGACGCTGCCGATCGTGGTCTTGAACCTGGGCGAGTCCGCGTCGTTCGGCACCGGGATCACGATCTCCACGTTGTTCGCCGTGGAACGGCGCTTGAACTGCGATCTTGCCTTTATCATGTACTCCACGCGGCTGTGGGCGTGCCGCTCGATCACGGATTCGATCCATATCAGCGGTTTCACGTGCGTGTTCAATCTGTACGACATGAGCTCGAACTCGCCGTCCGGCGGGATGAACGAGATCGTCCGGTCGTTCTCGAACCGGGAAAGTCTCACGCATTGGTGAAACTTGACGTCCTCCAGTTCCACGGATTTCGATTTACCGCGGCCCGTCGACTCGAACAGGACCTTGTCGTTCAGGCCCAATCTCAATTCTGGCATCCCCGACAGGTAGACTCTCATCTTTATGGCACCAACGATCTCCGAGCTTAAGACATTGCCGTTGGCGTTCGCCAGAAGGTTCACGGATTCTATCACGTCGAGAAAGACCTCGTTCTTGCGATACTTGATGCCCTCCGAGCGCCACGAGACAGCGTTGGTCACCGCCATAGGGATCCTGGGTTGAATCTCCAGCTTGTGACCCTCCTGAGTTATATATTCCTGCAAAATCTTGCTGTCGGTGGTCTGAGGATAGCCAAAGTCCAGTAACTCGTCTAGGAGCTCGTAAATAACGACAAAGTTGTCCCTTATACTCTCCTCCTCCAACTCCTTAAAATACTCCTGCATGACGTGCACCACTTTGTGCAGAAATACAAATACTAGGGATATGTTCGCGTTCTTTTTGGTAGTCGACACGATATATagattgttatattttatataagcgtATGTACATTCCGGGGTCTGAATGATGGGCGTAAGATTGCCCTCCTCCTCGCGCTCCATCACCAGCGGCATGAACTTTTCTATGACACCGGTCTCGATGTCGCCGCGGTAGTTCCGCGAGATCAGCACCTTGCCTTTCACGTCCAAAATGTATATTGCTGACGTCGACATCTTGTCCCGGGCTGCAAGCAAAGAGGAAGAGGGTAACTTTATTACTCACattaaaaatccttttaaaaaatacaaaaaaaaactacacGTGACACTTCGACACGTCcaagtaaatttattaaaagtatagtCGTTACTGTCTAACTACCGGGACTATCGAACACAGCCGACGCCACTCGAGCGTTTA is from Temnothorax longispinosus isolate EJ_2023e chromosome 10, Tlon_JGU_v1, whole genome shotgun sequence and encodes:
- the Ap-1mu gene encoding AP-1 complex subunit mu-1, whose product is MSTSAIYILDVKGKVLISRNYRGDIETGVIEKFMPLVMEREEEGNLTPIIQTPECTYAYIKYNNLYIVSTTKKNANISLVFVFLHKVVHVMQEYFKELEEESIRDNFVVIYELLDELLDFGYPQTTDSKILQEYITQEGHKLEIQPRIPMAVTNAVSWRSEGIKYRKNEVFLDVIESVNLLANANGNVLSSEIVGAIKMRVYLSGMPELRLGLNDKVLFESTGRGKSKSVELEDVKFHQCVRLSRFENDRTISFIPPDGEFELMSYRLNTHVKPLIWIESVIERHAHSRVEYMIKARSQFKRRSTANNVEIVIPVPNDADSPRFKTTIGSVKYSPEQSAITWIIKSFPGGKEYLMRAHFGLPSVVGEDVEGKPPIQVKFEIPYFTTSGIQVRYLKIIEKSGYQALPWVRYITQNGDYQLRTN